Proteins from a genomic interval of Hypomesus transpacificus isolate Combined female unplaced genomic scaffold, fHypTra1 scaffold_101, whole genome shotgun sequence:
- the LOC124487851 gene encoding protein FAM237A-like → MPNLIIGPGGIGRSPGHLGEIDPGCWDSSSLAVIQTRRLRVADSVTALWDFMTFLRASQQQRHNDLFLDLAQHFWAMYVDCVLSRAHGLGKRYTTLSEFRITEFSPNYARNYA, encoded by the coding sequence ATGCCCAACCTGATTATAGGCCCCGGTGGTATTGGTAGGTCTCCGGGGCACCTGGGAGAGATCGACCCTGGCTGCTGGGATTCTTCATCCCTTGCAGTGATCCAGACGAGGCGGCTGCGGGTGGCAGACAGCGTGACAGCTCTTTGGGACTTCATGACTTTTCTCCGCGCGTCGCAGCAGCAGAGGCACAACGACCTCTTTCTGGACCTTGCACAACACTTCTGGGCCATGTACGTGGACTGCGTGCTATCCCGTGCGCACGGGCTGGGCAAGCGCTACACCACCCTGTCCGAATTTAGAATCACGGAATTCTCCCCAAATTACGCACGGAATTACGCATAG